ttaattagggtttgcgaccaaatgtggtcgccaaCCGAGACTAAAATGattatagtgggacggaagtatagtgggcgtatgatttcagacggaagtatagtggACGCTCCACATCGGGCGTACTTATAAATAACGTATGATAATGGGGCGGATGTATATAGAGCGTTTGAGTTAGGCGTTATTATAAACACCGCCGGGCCATACGTAGATAAAACCTACGCCCCATAGCAGACGCAGTTATTAAAAACGCCTGGTTTGGACGCAGTTACTAAAAGCGCCTGCTCCGGGCGCATGTATTATGACCGTATGCGGGAGACGGACGTATTATTAACGTCTGTGTGAGACGCATGTTTTATGGGCGTATGAGTGAGACGCATGTTTTATGGGCGTATGAGTGAGGCGCATATATTACGACCGTATGGAGTGGGCGCATGTTTTAGAAGCGTCTGGGATGGGCGCATATATTAGGACCGTCTGGAGTGGGCGCATGTTTTACGAGCGTCTGGGACGGACACTCGTATTATGAGCGTTTGTTCGGAGCGCATGTATTACGAGCGTCCGTTACCAGGCGCATGTATTACGTGCGCCAACGGTTATATTTTGgaattctgattttggttttctgaTTTTCCGACCGTTTGATAGATTGCAACGGCTctttcgtatatctatatatagcATTTGACAAACTTATTTCTGCATAATCTTATCATTTATAATttctatttcaagaaatatagaaATATGGCACCACGAGGTCCCAATTTTACAACAGAAGAAGATACAATGATATGTAGAATCCATTTAGCCATATCTCAAGATTCTGCTACCGGAACCGATCAACCAGAAAGAGTATTATGGAGTCGGATCAAAGATAAGTTGGAAGAAGCCCTGCCTTGTAAACCAAAACGTACTTGGACTTCTATCCAGAGTcgatttcagggaataagtaGACAGGTTTCACTTTATTCTGCAAAAGTGTTGGAAGTTGATGGTGAATATCATAGCGGATGGAATGAAGTCTTGAGGGTAAGTAATCGTCAATTTTTGCACCCTTAATAATTATATACATGTAATTGGAACTGATGAGTATTGAAAATAATAACAGGTTGAAGAGATAAGAAAGCGATTCAAAGAAAGTAATGGcaacaaaaaatttaagcacgaagagtgctacgaaATTCTAAAAGATAGTATCAAATATTCAGGACGGTCGACGTTTGTGTTTGATTCAGGCCAAGAAATGGAAGATTCTCAGAGTGGTGAGGAAAACGCTGATATTGAGGAAACAATTCCAGGCGAGTCCAGTGATGATCTAGATATTGGAGATATAGAGAACACACGTAAGCGTCAGTTGGGGAAGAAAGCATCGAAACAActaaagaaaacagggagagcaaAATCCAATGCCCAGGAGGAAATGCTAGAGGATATAATTAAGGAGCAGCAAAGTTTCAATGAACATTACAAAGCACAATCACTAATGAAGATGGGACAGAGACAAGCTGAGTTTGAAGCAATACAAGCTAAGTTTGCGGCAAAGTTTGCGGCGAAACAAGCTAGGCAAGAAAAACTCGATTTAAAGAAAGAAGCGGACGATGACTTGGCCATAATGTTGAAGGATGTCTCTACATTGGACACTGTAACAAGagagtacttcgaacttcgaaagaTGGAAATACTACAACgcaaaagaaaccaatcttaaagcATGACCGAATTAGTTGAACCTTaatatttatcattaataaaaaaattagtgagttttagtcaattttagtgaattttaatttttatatgatAAATAGTACATTAGTAAGCAACGTTACAACATATTTTCCGATGAAGAAATACGATACAACATATTTCCATCCCAACTTAATAATTATCTCCAAAATTTGACCATATGTGTTCGATTAAATCTTGACGCAAGCGAAAATGTGTTTCTTTATTGTGTATAGCATGACGCCGATGTGCAGCTCTCATTCTGGAAAGTTCCTCAGTACCTACCCTCGATATATTCACCGGTGCCGACCTGCTACGTGAGTCATATTCATGTGGCCAATCACCGGGAAGACGCTCATCCtccactatcatattatgtaaaataATAACCGTTTTCattatataggcaagcacatccggGTTCCACATTCGTGCAGGTTGTTTGACAATGGCAAATTGTTGTTGCAGTACACCAAATCCACGCTCTACATCTTTCCGTGctccctcttgcatcgatgaaaatttatattttttcggGGAATCTGGTTGTTTAATGGCCATCACAATAGTAGCAATCTGTGGATAAATGCCATCACCGAGATAATATCCCATATCATATGCATGCCCGTTTACTTCAAAGTTCACCGGTGGTGTTTTCCCGTTGATAAGTTTTCGAAAAATATAAGAACGATTCATTACATTAATATCATTGCAGgagccgggcataccaaaaaacgCATGCCAAAACCAGAGATCATGTGACACCACTGCCTCTAGCACAATACTTtcactccctttatacgcggtgtatacTCCTGATTCTGCTGACGGACatctatcccatttccaatgcatacaatccacgctccccagcatcccaggaaatcccctgTCTTTGTTTTCTTTCAGCAACAGTTCAACATCACCCGCAGTTGGTGAGcgtaaatattctttcccatataaTACCACAATCGTCTTGCAAAACCGACGGGTTGCTTCTAAAACGGTGGTTTCTCCAATGCGTAAATACTCATCTATTGCATCTGCTgcacatccataagctaacattcgGATTGCTGCAGTTACTTTCTGATGAGGGGATAATCCAAGAATGCCACAAGCATCTCTTTTTTGAGCAAAATAAGGATTTCTAGACACCACATCTGCCAATATTCGGTTGAACAATTCTCGCCGCATTCTGAATCTCCTACGAAATATGTTAGCTGGGTAGGTGGGGTTGTCAGAAAAGTAGTCATTCCAGAGAAGTATATCTCCGGCTTCACGATTTCTTGGTATTTTTATACGAGTATGAGACCATGTC
The nucleotide sequence above comes from Papaver somniferum cultivar HN1 chromosome 8, ASM357369v1, whole genome shotgun sequence. Encoded proteins:
- the LOC113305043 gene encoding uncharacterized protein LOC113305043, with translation MTWSHTRIKIPRNREAGDILLWNDYFSDNPTYPANIFRRRFRMRRELFNRILADVVSRNPYFAQKRDACGILGLSPHQKVTAAIRMLAYGCAADAIDEYLRIGETTVLEATRRFCKTIVVLYGKEYLRSPTAESGVYTAYKGSESIVLEAVVSHDLWFWHAFFGMPGSCNDINVMNRSYIFRKLINGKTPPVNFEVNGHAYDMGYYLGDGIYPQIATIVMAIKQPDSPKKYKFSSMQEGARKDVERGFGVLQQQFAIVKQPARMWNPDVLAYIMKTVIILHNMIVEDERLPGDWPHEYDSRSRSAPVNISRVGTEELSRMRAAHRRHAIHNKETHFRLRQDLIEHIWSNFGDNY